A segment of the Panicum hallii strain FIL2 chromosome 1, PHallii_v3.1, whole genome shotgun sequence genome:
CAAGTGAACGGCCGTTGCATGATGAAATTGGTTTCTTTATTTGATACTGCATTTTTTTCTGAAGTTCCATATCGTCATAACATGTCCTGAAGTGCTGTTCTTTGTCGTCCAGGGAATTGCTGCAGGTAGTTTGGTGAACCTTGCAACCATGTTGTACTTCAATTCGATCCGGGTGAGTTTTCCAACGAACTGGAGCATATCTTTCACCAAATTTCTAGCATGCATTTGTTTTACCACACCTTTAATCAACCATTACAGGGACCAGCAACAATTGCGTACTCTCTTTGCGCGTTCTTCGCTCTACAAGTTCTTGTCGGCCTTATCAAGGTGAAGAAGTTGGATCGGCAGGAGAGACTGATAACCGGCACTGCCTGAGCCCTGAGTCCTTCGTCCATTGGTGACAACTGACCCGTCGTTTTTCAGTGTTGCCCGGTGTCTTCACTGTCCCATTTTGTTTTCTCTTCTGCCCAATTTTACTCCCAGGCGATGTAGCATAGCCACTGCCACCGGTGTCTAAGAGTCGTATGTATATGCGGTGTATAACAGAAAGATGTATATAGTGTATAATAGACATTTTTACATGTATCGTGCGCTTCTATGGTGCACCAGAAACAAAGATTTTGTTTCATATATTGATTCAGGGTGAATGACAGGTTTCCTGGTTTCAGTTTGATGCCATCCTCGGTAACACTAATCACAATGGAGGGTTTCGTATCTCTATTTCCAAGAATACCACGTCAGCTTGGGGAATGAATGAAACACTATGCCTCAATAGAGAGTTTCATTTCACTGTTTCCAAAGCTAACCAGTataattaaatgctagttgatctattGGCGTACGGGATCCCCATAAAACAACGGCGGTCACAGTAACAACGGCGGTCACAGTGGTCGTTTCACGCAATTTTCAACGTCTTGGAAACAAGTTAGCAGAGTGTCGTGgggatgaaactggttccttctcttttctcatTAAATCAGTACCATATCATCAAAAATGCTGATGTGTCGTGATAATTAATGCCATGAAACTCGTCATAAAACCCTATTATGATTAGCCTAAGAGATTTTGAGATTTTGTTTCAGttctctctctcgctctctgTTGAGGATGTGGCCACGCTAAATGGCATTGCTTGTTAATGTTCGTTAAGTCAATGGTGGTTAGCAGTAAACCACATCGTTAACAACCCAGCGTAATAAATTGTCAAGCTTCCTAGCTTTGGGCCCGGTCATGTGAACCGTATCCCCTCTGTTCAAAATTATAAATTATTTTAATTTCTCTAGATACACGcttttctagatatataataAAAAGAGTAAAGTGCATCTGTAATACATGAAGTTGCATCGTTGTTTCATTTTGGTCCACCAAGTTGCTAACTTGCCCCCACCATACACTAGGTTGTTCGTTGTGTGCATATACAGTACACCGTATACCAACAGTGCGTATTCCACGGACTTGGCATGATAATAAAGATATGAAAGGATCTAAGTGCATGCTCCGTCCCAACAAGATCCCAAAATCACATAAACCAAATTTCTAAACCCTAAATTGGACCTCCTTTACTTTAACATCGTCGTCACGTCACGTGCCTACCTCTAGTAAGTCTTATGATGGTGCTTGAGATAGTAAGAAATAGCTAGCTTGTGCCAATTAAATGTGATTTTTCTTCTGGAAGGCCGTATTTTTCCGAAGTTAAAACAGAAAGCAATCGCGCAGGAGACAGCACGTATCAATCGAATCCACGTATATCAATGTTCTAGTCCCCAACCGATAACGAATTATAGGAAAAGACACAAGAGCTAATGGTTGGAGAAAATTGAACATATGCTACAGTATTTTCAGTTCATAATCAATTCTCTTATCGAACATGTATCCGTAGAGGCCTCATACGTGGTCCACAACCTCTACAGGCCTCCACCGTCCTCAACACACACGGGGGCTAAAAGTCTCATCAACATACCATCTTAGATCATGTGTCACCGTATTTTGCAGCTTCATGTATCGTATTGCTAAGTTCGCAACTTGTTGGACCAAAGTGAAACAACGATGCGCATTACTATAATAAAGAATATTTATCTAGAAAGGATAAAATAACAGACGGAACAGTACCGGTGGAGCTTTGCCGCGTGCAACCAACCTCGCAGGAACCACCGTCGCTGCGCCCAAGAAAACAAGTTGCAAATAGCACTACCCGCTTCACTAAGGTATGACAAAAATGTAACGCGGTTCTGCATATACAATTGGACGCCCGCTGCTACATCCAACGGACCGCTAGCAgcaacaatgcttcagaaatTCACCCTCGAATATACGAATTTCATCTTAACGACACAACAGCAAGCCTACCCCCAGCTTCTGAGGCTAGTGAGGAATCCAAAAATAATATCATCCCTTCAAATTGTCACTAACAATTCCAAAAGCTACCTTTCATATACACAAGCAGCAATTAGACTGAATCTGCCAATTAAGTTTCGAATTCTTCTCTCGGAGCCGTGGAATGACTGGTGCCCCGTAAGGCTGTCACCTTGGGCCGGACAGCTCCACGGCGCGCAGGTTATATGTTGAATCGACGATCCAGTCGTTGCGGAGCGGCGCCGACTCAGCCTCCTGCCTCACCACCTCCACCTTCTGCCACTCGTCCCATCGCTCCGCCAGGCCATCACCTTCGAGCATCCTCACCACCTCTGACATCTTTGGTCGGTCCAATGGGGAGCCCTGTGTGCAGAGGAGCGCCACCTGGATCAAGTTCTCCACCTCGGTCTCCTGGTAGGCGTTCTGCAGGTCTGGGTCCACCAACATCTCGACCTTCTTCTCCTTGAGCAGTCCTTTCACCTGCAAGATGCCAATTGGAATTACTCATTATTGCCAGCTTGTTCTTGCCATGAGCAGTCCATTCATTCCAGAGTTCTGATAGTTGAACATGTTTTTATAATGCATCAGGAATATGGTAGGGCAACTGATTGCGCATTAGCATATTCTAGGAATGATTGATGCTCCCTGTAGGTTGAACTAGCCAGCTTGTCACTTGCCAATGCATGCTCTCTAATTAACAAGGGAATGGGTTAAGAGGCGACTCATGATTACGAGGTAAGCTACTAAGCTTTGATACCAATCATTAAGAAAACAAACTATTAAAGTATAGCCCACGGACAGCGAAGTAGTATGGAAGAGAAAAGGCATGAGCTGTAGTGCGGTAATTTACCCAGTCAAGCAGCATAACATCATCATCATTTGCAAGACGAGCAAGATCGAATGCCCTCTGTCCAGTAATAAGCTCCAGAAGCATGATCCCGTAGCCAAAAACATCAGTCTTCTCAGAGGACTTCCCAGTGGAAAGGTACTCAGGAGCAATATGTCCAATTGTTCCACGAACAGCAGTAGTTACATGGGTGTCCTTGTAGTCCATAAGCTTGGCAAGCCCAAAATCACCCACAACTGCCTCAAAGTCCTCGTCCAAAAGAATATTCGCAGCTTTGACATCACGGTGGATGATTTTTGGATCACAGTGGTCGTGCAAGTAAGAGAGTCCTCTTGCAGATCCCAATGCAATCCGTCTCCTTGTCTCCCAGTCAAGAGGTggttcagatggttggcgctctATGAAACCAGTAGTTCAGTACCATTAATGAGAACAGGAAGCATAATATGGCTGTAAGTGGCAGCCATATTTAGAACAATTGTATAACAGAAAAGAACAAAATACCTCGTAAACGTGATGCCACACTCCCATTAGCCATGTATGGGTAGACTAGCAATCGCTCAGTAGGTGTCATGCAGAAACCACGAAGCCGGAGAAGGTTCCTGTGCACTGCCATGCTAATCATCTCAACCTCTGTTTGGAACTGAAGCTCACCACCAGGTGTACGCTCCTCCTTTAATCTTTTGACTGCTACCAATGAACCATCAGCGAGCCTTCCCTTGTACacttttccaaaaccacctCTTCCTAAAATGTGCTTATTGCTGAAATTATCAGTTGCAACTTGAAGCTCCCGCAATGAAAACTTTTTGAGCTGACCAAGATGAACTTCTGGATCCTCCTCAGCTGAAGAAAAAAAGAACCAGCGGATGAACAAACAGGCAATATGGATTAACAGAAAATAAAGTCCACCATATGATACAGACCAGGCACATCAAAGAAATGCTCTTCAGGCTTACGACGGCGCCACATTGCAAATGCAATTGCAGGAACAGCAAATACCAATGCGGCACCAGCAGCAACACCTCCAGCAATTGCTCCAGTGCTAGAGGCACCTAATAGAAGCGGAGATATAA
Coding sequences within it:
- the LOC112884039 gene encoding LRR receptor kinase SERK2, yielding MAAAGRWWAVVLAVAVLLGPGRVVANTEGDALYSLRQSLKDANNVLQSWDPTLVNPCTWFHVTCNNDNSVIRVDLGNAQLSGVLVPQLGQLKNLQYLELYSNNISGTIPPELGNLTNLVSLDLYMNNFSGNIPDSLGNLLKLRFLRLNNNSLVGQIPESLTNISTLQVLDLSNNNLSGQVPSTGSFSLFTPISFANNPLLCGPGTTKPCPGAPPFSPPPPFNPPSPATPSTGASSTGAIAGGVAAGAALVFAVPAIAFAMWRRRKPEEHFFDVPAEEDPEVHLGQLKKFSLRELQVATDNFSNKHILGRGGFGKVYKGRLADGSLVAVKRLKEERTPGGELQFQTEVEMISMAVHRNLLRLRGFCMTPTERLLVYPYMANGSVASRLRERQPSEPPLDWETRRRIALGSARGLSYLHDHCDPKIIHRDVKAANILLDEDFEAVVGDFGLAKLMDYKDTHVTTAVRGTIGHIAPEYLSTGKSSEKTDVFGYGIMLLELITGQRAFDLARLANDDDVMLLDWVKGLLKEKKVEMLVDPDLQNAYQETEVENLIQVALLCTQGSPLDRPKMSEVVRMLEGDGLAERWDEWQKVEVVRQEAESAPLRNDWIVDSTYNLRAVELSGPR